The Paenibacillus segetis genome includes the window AATTGAGACAGGGAAATATCGATAATGTAATGGATTTTGAAAATGCAAGGTTGGATTTGATTAAAAGTTCTTCGGAACTAGCTAATCTTCTACCAAACGGAATAGTCAATTCCAGCGAGCCTCAGCCTTTGAAATTAAAAGGTGAGGATCCTGTACTTAATGTCTTTAGTATCGATCAAAACATTGGAGAGTTATGGTTGGATGTTCCTGAGGGTTCGACAACGATTATTAATGTTAGCGGTACGAATAGAGTTATGGGGACAGCAGGATATTTTAATATAGACCCTCAAAGGGTATTGTTTAATTTTTATGAAGCAACATTAGTTCAGATCTTGGATGGTGGAGTTAAAGGTTCGGTACTTGCACCTAAAGCTCATATTCAGACGACATATGGTCAAATTGATGGAACGTTAGTTGCTGATTCAATTATAGGAAGTATAGAAGGACATCATGTCCCATTCATTGATCCCCCACTAGTTCCGACACCGAGCCCCACACCAAGTGTAACACCGAGCCCCACACCAAGTGTAACACCGAGCCCGACACCAAGTGAAACGCCGAGCCCGACACCAAGTGAAACGCCGAG containing:
- a CDS encoding choice-of-anchor A family protein; translated protein: MRRRGKSQIVWVSMLILLLIVGSLQGFRGTARASGSTYLGVAGDFNFFIFKDLNMSNSDVEGRVAVGGNASFANYSINSEKVPGEQALIVKKDLVFSNGQINSGDAVYGGSLTVSGLGIPDGELRQGNIDNVMDFENARLDLIKSSSELANLLPNGIVNSSEPQPLKLKGEDPVLNVFSIDQNIGELWLDVPEGSTTIINVSGTNRVMGTAGYFNIDPQRVLFNFYEATLVQILDGGVKGSVLAPKAHIQTTYGQIDGTLVADSIIGSIEGHHVPFIDPPLVPTPSPTPSVTPSPTPSVTPSPTPSETPSPTPSETP